One Chloroflexota bacterium genomic window carries:
- a CDS encoding 2-oxo acid dehydrogenase subunit E2: MAELITMPKLGFDMAEGKLVRWVKKQGEPVNKGEVLAEVETDKATVEVESFVSGVVAATFAEEGSFQKVGALIAVIAAPGEAVDVESLRAQAGGKTKDEGQKTTISQPSSVVSGQPSGKSNGQPTPAVSASTFLRISPIARRMADELGIDPRQVKGSGPEGRVTKKDIEAHLAAKAAPAPVPSFPAFPSVSIAREDITIPLTKLRSAIARRMTESKTSVPHFYVTVEVDMEAVLDLRKQLNAMLGDPPGGKLSVNDFVVKAAALVLRDYPNLNASFNGDHTVRHGHINIGNAVSVEAGLLTVVVKDADAKSLAQISAEVKAMAVRARDGKVKPDDVDGSTFTISNLGMYDVDSFVAIINPPDAAILAVGSARQTPVVKDGALTVGWRMKATISADHRVTDGAEAAQFMQALKKKLEEPLRLML; the protein is encoded by the coding sequence ATGGCCGAACTGATCACCATGCCCAAACTCGGCTTCGACATGGCCGAAGGCAAACTCGTGCGCTGGGTGAAGAAGCAGGGCGAGCCGGTGAACAAGGGCGAAGTGCTGGCCGAAGTGGAAACCGACAAGGCCACCGTTGAAGTTGAATCGTTCGTCAGCGGCGTGGTGGCCGCCACCTTTGCCGAAGAAGGCTCGTTCCAAAAAGTGGGCGCGCTGATCGCCGTGATCGCCGCCCCCGGCGAAGCGGTGGACGTGGAGTCGCTCCGCGCCCAGGCCGGGGGGAAGACGAAAGACGAAGGACAAAAGACGACAATCAGTCAGCCGTCGTCTGTTGTCAGTGGTCAGCCGTCGGGCAAATCCAACGGCCAGCCCACGCCAGCCGTTAGCGCCTCAACCTTTCTGCGCATCTCGCCCATCGCCCGCCGCATGGCCGACGAGTTGGGAATCGATCCGCGCCAGGTGAAAGGCTCCGGCCCCGAAGGCCGCGTCACTAAGAAAGACATCGAAGCTCACCTGGCCGCCAAAGCCGCCCCGGCCCCGGTTCCTTCATTTCCCGCGTTTCCTTCTGTTTCCATCGCTCGCGAAGATATTACCATTCCTCTCACAAAACTGCGCTCGGCCATCGCCCGCCGTATGACCGAAAGCAAGACGAGCGTGCCGCATTTCTACGTCACCGTTGAGGTGGACATGGAAGCGGTGCTGGATTTGCGAAAGCAGTTGAACGCCATGCTGGGCGACCCGCCAGGGGGCAAACTATCGGTCAACGATTTCGTCGTCAAAGCCGCCGCCCTGGTTCTGCGCGACTACCCGAATCTAAATGCCTCGTTCAACGGTGATCATACTGTCCGGCATGGGCATATCAACATCGGCAACGCCGTTTCGGTGGAAGCCGGCTTGCTCACGGTGGTGGTCAAGGATGCCGACGCCAAATCGCTGGCCCAAATTTCCGCCGAAGTGAAGGCCATGGCCGTTCGCGCCCGTGATGGCAAGGTGAAGCCGGACGACGTGGACGGCTCGACGTTTACCATCTCCAACCTGGGGATGTACGACGTGGATTCCTTCGTCGCCATCATCAACCCGCCCGACGCGGCCATTTTGGCCGTCGGCTCGGCCCGGCAGACGCCGGTAGTGAAAGACGGCGCGCTGACCGTAGGCTGGCGGATGAAGGCCACCATTTCCGCCGACCACCGGGTGACCGACGGGGCGGAGGCGGCCCAGTTTATGCAGGCGCTCAAGAAGAAGCTTGAGGAGCCGTTGAGGTTGATGCTGTAA
- a CDS encoding response regulator translates to MGGKILVVDDEGETLNLLKATLVLEGYEVAAAITGKAGVELASEFRPDVILLDVMMPDLTGLEVLEIIKKQLKSPPPVIFLSAAGRVDDIDVGLKAGAYKYLVKPIPRATLIETVKSALEWRQKAQRRRIY, encoded by the coding sequence ATGGGCGGCAAAATTCTGGTTGTAGACGACGAAGGCGAAACCCTGAATTTACTCAAAGCCACGCTTGTGCTGGAAGGCTACGAAGTGGCGGCGGCCATCACCGGCAAGGCCGGGGTGGAGTTGGCTTCAGAATTCAGGCCGGACGTAATTTTGCTGGACGTGATGATGCCAGACTTGACCGGCCTCGAAGTTCTGGAAATCATCAAAAAGCAACTCAAGAGTCCGCCGCCCGTTATTTTCCTTTCGGCGGCGGGCCGGGTTGACGACATTGACGTAGGACTGAAGGCAGGCGCGTACAAGTATCTGGTCAAACCCATCCCGCGCGCCACGCTCATCGAAACGGTCAAATCGGCTTTAGAGTGGCGGCAGAAGGCGCAACGCCGCCGAATTTATTAG
- a CDS encoding response regulator, with translation MAHKILVVDDEQDTLILLEMTLQLAGYEVAKAHTGQMAIQLLSEFNPDVVILDVMMPGESGLDILNIIKKDFENPPPVVMFSARGRIEDMVEGMEAGAYKYLVKPISREKLLETVKSALTTRVGAPRRK, from the coding sequence ATGGCTCATAAAATTTTGGTAGTAGACGACGAACAAGACACTCTTATTTTGCTGGAGATGACGCTCCAGTTGGCAGGTTACGAGGTGGCCAAGGCCCACACCGGCCAGATGGCTATCCAGCTCCTGTCGGAATTTAACCCGGACGTAGTCATCCTCGACGTGATGATGCCCGGCGAATCCGGCCTCGACATTCTCAATATCATCAAGAAGGACTTTGAAAATCCGCCACCGGTCGTCATGTTCTCGGCCCGGGGCCGCATTGAAGATATGGTGGAAGGCATGGAAGCCGGGGCTTACAAGTATCTGGTCAAACCCATCTCACGCGAGAAGCTCCTGGAAACCGTGAAGTCGGCGCTCACCACGAGAGTGGGCGCTCCACGACGCAAATAG
- a CDS encoding FHA domain-containing protein — MIAERHLQAVENEIKLPLMWTLIIRSSSGQPKEYILKPGRNVVGRNPDTGVFVPDRSASRAHAEITYDPQTEVVTLRDLDSTNGTYLNRERLTEQRTLRPNDVVRIGEHVISVVYRSDNKSTSPFAGTRELTRDVLLESLDQHAVLMYEVARQLNTVLDMETALRDISKLMQTSMGADKCEVILAAQFDHLHELGFPTTIAQTVINQKATVVIPEMPAEAEAGMGQSAMLLRVRSVLCVPVISGPELLGLIYMYKTSPEARPFDQRDLQLAVAISHQAALTIQRAQYMQYVQKEQSIRQFLQRFLSPPEAEFLVQDYVHTGHLPGLTEQRLTVLFADLKDSTRLAERAGARRFGEILSRYYQDVTETIFKHGGLLDKYMGDGVMAVFGMTGSEDEPEARAVRAGLDVLDRLDAINQSQTEQIEIGVAINTGLVMAGYVGTTERVEFTVLGDPVNVAYRLESHARPNRLFIGPATTAAVAGQFNLRRLGPVEAKGRTKPIQVHEVLRE; from the coding sequence TTGATTGCGGAACGTCATTTGCAAGCCGTCGAAAACGAGATTAAACTACCCCTGATGTGGACTCTGATCATCCGCTCATCTTCAGGTCAGCCGAAGGAATACATCCTCAAGCCCGGTAGGAACGTGGTGGGCCGCAACCCCGACACCGGCGTTTTTGTCCCCGACCGGTCGGCCTCGCGGGCGCACGCCGAGATCACCTACGACCCGCAGACCGAGGTTGTGACTCTTCGCGACCTGGACAGCACCAACGGCACTTACCTGAACCGGGAGCGCCTGACCGAGCAACGCACCCTGCGGCCCAACGACGTGGTTCGCATCGGCGAGCACGTCATCAGCGTCGTTTATCGAAGCGACAACAAATCAACCAGCCCGTTTGCCGGAACCCGCGAGCTGACCCGCGACGTGCTATTGGAGTCGCTCGATCAACATGCGGTGTTGATGTACGAGGTGGCCCGCCAGTTGAACACGGTGCTGGACATGGAGACGGCCCTGCGCGACATCTCCAAGTTGATGCAGACTTCGATGGGCGCAGACAAGTGCGAGGTCATCCTGGCCGCCCAGTTCGATCACCTCCACGAGTTGGGCTTTCCGACGACGATTGCCCAGACGGTTATTAACCAGAAAGCGACGGTCGTGATCCCGGAAATGCCTGCCGAGGCCGAGGCCGGCATGGGCCAGAGCGCCATGCTCCTGCGCGTCCGGTCGGTTCTGTGTGTGCCAGTCATCAGCGGCCCGGAATTGCTGGGGCTGATCTACATGTACAAGACCAGCCCCGAAGCCCGGCCTTTTGATCAGCGCGACTTGCAGTTGGCGGTGGCCATCAGCCATCAGGCGGCGCTCACTATTCAACGCGCCCAATACATGCAGTATGTGCAAAAGGAGCAATCCATCCGCCAGTTTTTGCAACGCTTCCTCTCGCCGCCCGAAGCCGAATTTCTGGTTCAGGATTACGTGCACACCGGCCATCTGCCCGGCCTTACTGAACAGCGCCTCACTGTCTTGTTCGCCGACCTCAAAGATTCTACCCGGCTGGCCGAGCGGGCCGGGGCGCGGCGCTTTGGCGAAATTCTCAGCCGCTATTATCAGGACGTGACTGAGACCATCTTCAAGCATGGCGGCCTGCTGGATAAATATATGGGTGACGGGGTGATGGCCGTGTTTGGGATGACGGGTAGCGAGGATGAACCCGAAGCCCGGGCCGTGCGGGCCGGGCTGGACGTTCTGGATCGGCTGGATGCCATCAACCAGTCGCAGACCGAGCAGATCGAAATCGGAGTGGCGATCAACACCGGCCTGGTGATGGCCGGATATGTGGGCACGACCGAACGCGTGGAGTTCACCGTCCTGGGCGACCCGGTAAATGTGGCCTACCGGTTGGAGTCGCATGCCCGCCCCAACCGTTTGTTCATCGGCCCGGCTACGACCGCCGCCGTTGCCGGGCAGTTCAACTTGCGCCGGTTAGGCCCGGTGGAAGCCAAGGGCCGCACCAAGCCGATTCAGGTGCATGAGGTGTTGAGGGAGTGA
- the rny gene encoding ribonuclease Y produces the protein MENWLLAIVVGLVVLALGAISGYFIGLQQIKAKTKEYEAEIERIRATTEAQNRELEIKAKDELIKKRDELEAENARRRAELEKSEERLQRRREELDRRMDKVERDTQALNKRTSQLDRRTSELDKKEATQLAELERIAGLSRDEAKAQLLATVETTARNDMARTIRQIEDEAKAEGERRARELIAVAIQRVATDQVSELAVSVVPIPSDEMKGRIIGRNGRNIRSFEMAAGVDVIVDDTPEAVTISSFDPVRREVARRSLAKLIGDGRIHPAHIEKLVDDARKEVESVIKEAGEEAAYEAGVPGLHPEILRLLGRLKFRTSYGQNQWAHSIETSLLAGVLAAEMGADVALAKAGGLLHDLGKAIDHEVEGTHAAIGAEFARRYNVNPKVVNAIASHHHEVDQESVEAVIVEVADAISGSRPGARRESLELYVKRIRTLEEIASSFKGVEQAYALQAGREVRIIVEPDDIDDLAAIELSKNVARKIEETMQYPGQIKVTVVREKRAVEYAK, from the coding sequence ATGGAAAACTGGTTGTTGGCGATTGTGGTCGGTCTTGTTGTCCTGGCGCTTGGCGCAATAAGCGGTTACTTTATTGGCCTTCAGCAAATCAAAGCGAAGACGAAAGAATACGAAGCTGAGATTGAGCGCATCCGGGCAACAACCGAAGCCCAAAACCGTGAACTAGAGATCAAAGCCAAAGATGAACTGATCAAGAAGCGTGACGAACTGGAGGCCGAGAACGCCCGCCGCCGGGCTGAACTGGAAAAGTCGGAGGAGCGCCTGCAACGCCGCCGCGAGGAACTGGATCGGCGGATGGACAAGGTGGAGCGCGACACGCAGGCTCTCAACAAGCGCACCAGCCAGCTTGACCGCCGGACCTCGGAGCTGGACAAGAAAGAGGCGACGCAGTTGGCCGAACTGGAGCGCATTGCCGGGCTGTCTCGCGACGAGGCCAAAGCCCAACTGCTGGCAACGGTGGAGACGACGGCCCGCAACGATATGGCCCGCACCATCCGCCAGATTGAAGACGAAGCCAAAGCTGAGGGCGAGCGCCGCGCCCGCGAGTTGATCGCCGTCGCCATCCAACGGGTGGCAACGGATCAAGTATCTGAGTTGGCGGTGTCGGTCGTGCCTATTCCCTCGGACGAGATGAAGGGCCGTATCATTGGCCGCAACGGGCGCAACATTCGCTCGTTTGAAATGGCCGCCGGGGTGGACGTGATTGTGGACGACACGCCGGAAGCGGTGACGATCTCGTCTTTCGATCCGGTTCGCCGGGAAGTGGCCCGCCGCTCTTTAGCCAAGCTGATCGGCGACGGGCGCATCCACCCGGCTCACATTGAGAAGCTGGTAGACGACGCCCGCAAGGAAGTTGAGTCGGTGATCAAAGAAGCGGGCGAAGAGGCGGCCTACGAAGCCGGCGTGCCCGGCCTTCATCCCGAAATTCTGCGATTGCTAGGCCGGCTCAAATTCCGCACGTCTTACGGCCAGAACCAGTGGGCGCACTCGATTGAAACGTCGTTGCTGGCCGGGGTGCTGGCCGCCGAGATGGGCGCCGATGTTGCTCTGGCCAAAGCGGGCGGCCTCCTCCACGACCTGGGCAAGGCCATTGACCACGAAGTGGAAGGCACGCACGCCGCCATCGGCGCCGAGTTTGCCCGGCGCTACAACGTGAACCCCAAAGTGGTGAACGCCATTGCCTCGCACCACCACGAAGTGGATCAGGAGAGCGTGGAGGCCGTCATCGTCGAAGTGGCCGACGCCATCTCCGGCTCGCGGCCCGGCGCGCGGCGCGAGAGCCTGGAGTTGTACGTCAAACGCATTCGCACGCTGGAAGAAATAGCCTCCTCGTTCAAAGGCGTGGAGCAGGCTTACGCCCTGCAGGCCGGGCGTGAAGTGCGCATCATCGTCGAGCCGGACGACATTGACGACCTGGCGGCGATTGAACTCTCGAAGAACGTGGCCCGCAAGATCGAAGAAACCATGCAGTATCCGGGCCAGATTAAGGTGACGGTCGTCCGCGAGAAGCGGGCGGTGGAATACGCCAAGTAG
- a CDS encoding RecX family transcriptional regulator yields the protein MVKVTALKVQARNRNRVNVYLDGEFAFGLAKIEAARLRVGQTLNEADLERLQQADTVETAFEKAIQFISYRSRSEAEVRQNLKKKDVAEDVIEGVLARLRRAGLVDDAGFARSWVEARSASKPKGKRALKVELRQKGVPQKMIEKALTGVDDVAAARQLASARAPRLKGLPERDFRRKLSEYLARRGIDYETISEAVERAWREHGGDSNSTESED from the coding sequence ATGGTAAAGGTAACGGCGCTCAAGGTGCAGGCCCGGAACAGAAACCGGGTGAACGTTTATCTGGACGGCGAGTTCGCGTTCGGGCTGGCGAAGATCGAAGCCGCCCGATTGAGAGTCGGCCAAACCTTGAACGAGGCCGACCTCGAGCGCCTCCAACAGGCCGACACGGTTGAGACGGCCTTCGAGAAGGCCATCCAGTTCATTTCCTATCGCTCGCGCTCCGAGGCCGAAGTTCGCCAGAACTTGAAGAAGAAGGACGTGGCCGAGGACGTGATTGAGGGCGTGCTGGCCCGGTTGCGGCGCGCCGGGCTGGTGGACGACGCCGGGTTCGCCAGGTCGTGGGTGGAAGCGCGCTCGGCCTCAAAGCCCAAGGGCAAGCGGGCGCTGAAGGTGGAACTGAGGCAAAAGGGCGTGCCGCAGAAAATGATTGAGAAGGCGCTGACCGGGGTGGACGATGTTGCGGCGGCCCGACAACTGGCCTCGGCCCGCGCCCCGCGACTCAAGGGCCTGCCGGAGCGAGACTTCCGGCGCAAGTTGAGCGAGTATCTGGCTCGCCGGGGGATTGATTACGAGACAATTTCCGAAGCCGTGGAACGCGCCTGGCGCGAACACGGCGGCGATTCTAATTCTACAGAAAGCGAGGACTGA